A portion of the Hemiscyllium ocellatum isolate sHemOce1 chromosome 42, sHemOce1.pat.X.cur, whole genome shotgun sequence genome contains these proteins:
- the ch25hl1.1 gene encoding cholesterol 25-hydroxylase-like protein 1, member 1: protein MDFIDRCNTALQVLWDYIRLHHTATVTSPAFPVLLAFSGYLLFSTPFALMDLIGERLPLLSKYKIQKNQPSLQMMGQCLRQAVFNHLFYVLPGVAINWFWDPSAPLPVRAPTFTQFLTGVLSCLLVFDFQYYCWHLLHHKSRWLYKNLHAIHHEYVAPFSWATQYLGGWELLTVGFWSSTTPLLFKCHPLTMWAFMLLSVWMSVEDHAGYNLPWGLHKIIPWGLCGGAPAHDLHHQNPNTNFAPFFTHLDRVFGTSNKD from the coding sequence ATGGATTTTATTGATCGCTGCAACACtgccctccaggtgctctgggaTTATATTCGGCTTCACCACACAGCCACAGTGACGTCTCCAGCCTTCCCTGTTCTTCTGGCTTTCTCCGGCTACCTCCTCTTCTCCACCCCCTTCGCTCTCATGGACCTCATTGGAGAGCGATTGCCGCTGCTTTCCAAATATAAGATTCAGAAGAACCAGCCGAGTTTACAGATGATGGGCCAGTGCCTCCGTCAGGCAGTCTTCAACCACCTGTTCTATGTCCTTCCCGGGGTTGCCATCAATTGGTTTTGGGATCCATCTGCCCCACTGCCAGTAAGGGCTCCAACATTCACCCAATTCCTGACTGGCGTGCTGAGCTGTCTGCTGGTGTTTGACTTCCAGTACTACTGCTGGCACCTGCTCCACCACAAAAGTCGCTGGCTGTACAAGAATCTTCATGCCATCCACCATGAGTATGTGGCACCTTTCTCGTGGGCAACCCAATATCTCGGGGGTTGGGAGCTGCTGACTGTTGGGTTTTGGAGCAGCACCACTCCGCTGCTGTTCAAGTGTCACCCGTTAACTATGTGGGCCTTTATGTTACTGAGTGTCTGGATGTCTGTGGAAGACCACGCTGGATACAACCTGCCCTGGGGCCTCCATAAGATCATCCCTTGGGGACTATGTGGAGGGGCCCCAGCTCATGACCTGCATCATCAGAACCCGAACACCAACTTTGCCCCTTTCTTTACTCACCTGGACAGGGTGTTTGGGACTTCCAACAAAGATTAA